Proteins from a genomic interval of Xylocopa sonorina isolate GNS202 chromosome 6, iyXylSono1_principal, whole genome shotgun sequence:
- the Grip128 gene encoding gamma-tubulin complex component 5 isoform X3 codes for MFQIKMGTRTLSDIHNDMKQLITAITCFEENEEGFRICERFCMTNIKHHRYLSVNSNTTKEAIKALIAKFSIHGKYGVAKKFQELVDSFLSSFEFEQHPQYDLQWYLLTLLLELATETCNSNLECLKLTRGECTFNVTGENENEVTEEIDWAQYLREGQDNFFDDYTSDTESEWSSGTEDNVDIGTNVEESVSFADSDRAVCIPSAEKKLNKLSIALNEELKSRNWLLSNVQNTWWNELEWRKYPVKSRFCDAHLCEIWHKANGGDFYTLGTLSEYLVCRELLWMFCAPMQMVVFQQNGEREFSIRPDISIPSLTTVAFNSILSPFCKYFSMLHDIEQFGIKLYSDQGDFCKKPPLMYETYNAILRQHVMKFKNEIINIEKNLMKQDGTSTFLSLSSTLRKSLYSIQILHEVHKKAVSNWKVHPNWKCASRLLSSLYFEIQNSHNRERTNICISLYLSSLTVYLNIIDTWLSEGRFEDWREEFIIVRLLNNAILENSTHYETFSLRPLEDICLTDPIMQFLIRKIQHIGQSIELLVSLDRVTDIWSINIGDSESKRSLVNEFYIKLEMEISKYSTCEKEEEEIPLSQNETMPKNHCDEDMEKNIIQQLTTFNNPFLLKAFEDYLPSELLKKNNADNVGISKIEITKVDTNDIFERLEKISNHILPFRKILENILADILISRYNGASKLVKNIMSEEYKLESHLTLMRSVYMMEAGHIMNKFYQRLFQEIETNQMWNNSYYLSCILEEILSQWWPDSSSRWSITVSNTHTNKVLMAVDNLTLHYAIGWPINIVLNEKTFIMYNEIFRFQLKLKWALWTLNNLRFSDLEGTKSTRKRNRLEQFYIRRIESLRFCLLHAITSIHTYLSGQVLQNLSLVLEKSLTQAESLDAIVSVHNEYLKKVHEHCLLTTEYEDLMATINNLIEMCNHIRARWNYKKLIFASEELDVLESSYNKYHTYLALALHNAVQNKDANYLNGLSSAFNCSMSYV; via the exons ATGTTTCAGATAAAAATGGGTACAAGAACATTAAGCGATATCCACAATGATATGAAGCAATTAATAACAGCAAtaacttgttttgaa GAAAATGAAGAAGGATTTCGAATTTGTGAACGATTCTGTATGACAAACATTAAACATCATCGATATCTGTCTGTTAACAGTAATACTACAAAAGAAGCGATCAAAGCTTTAATAGCAAAGTTTTCAATTCATGGGAAGTATGGTGTGGCAAAAAAATTTCAAGAACTTGTAGATTCATTTTTATCAAGCTTTGAGTTTGAACAACATCCTCAATATGATCTACAATGGTATCTATTAACTCTGTTGTTAGAATTAGCCACAGAAACATGTAACTCTAATTTAGAGTGTTTGAAATTAACACGTGGAGAATGCACTTTCAATGTAACTGGTGAGAATGAAAATGAAGTTACAGAGGAAATTGATTGGGCTCAATATTTAAGAGAGGGTCAAGACAATTTTTTTGACGATTATACAAGTGATACAGAAAGT GAGTGGTCCAGTGGTACAGAAGACAATGTAGATATAGGCACTAATGTTGAAGAATCTGTAAGTTTTGCTGATTCAGATAGAGCAGTGTGTATACCATCTGCTGAAAAGAAACTGAATAAATTATCCATAGCATTAAACGAAGAACTTAAGTCTAGAAATTGGTTGTTGTCAAATGTTCAAAATACTTGGTGGAATGAATTAGAATGGCGAAAATATCCAGTTAAGAGTCGATTTTGTGATGCACATCTTTGTGAAATTTg GCATAAAGCGAATGGAGGAGATTTCTATACCCTTGGAACTCTCAGTGAATATTTAGTATGCAGAGAATTGTTATGGATGTTTTGTGCTCCAATGCAAATGGTAGTATTTCAACAAAATGGAGAAAGGGAATTTTCTATTCGTCCTGATATATCTATACCTAGTTTAACTACT GTTGCATTTAATAGTATCCTCTCCCCATTCTGCAAGTATTTCTCAATGCTACATGACATAGAACAGTTTGGAATTAAATTGTATTCAGATCAGGGTGATTTTTGTAAAAAACCACCTTTAATGTACGAAACATATAATGCAATTTTGAGACAACATgtgatgaaatttaaaaatgaaataatCAACATAGAAAAAAATCTAATGAAGCAAG ATGGTACTTCCACATTCTTGTCTTTATCATCAACTCTAAGGAAAAGTTTATACAGTATACAAATTTTGCATGAAGTCCATAAAAAAGCTGTGTCTAATTGGAAGGTTCATCCAAATTGGAAGTGTGCTTCTAGATTGTTATCATCGTTGTATTTCGAAATACAAAATTCGCATAACCGAGAGAGAACGAATATTTGTATCAGTTTATATTTATCTAGTCTTACTGTTTACTTAAATATAATTGATACATGGTTAAGTGAGGGTCGATTTGAAGATTGGAGAGAAGAATTTATAATTGTGAG ATTATTAAATAATGCAATTTTGGAAAATAGTACACATTATGAAACATTTTCATTGAGGCCTTTAGAGGATATATGTTTAACTGATCCAATTATGCAATTCCTCATAAGAAAGATACAGCATATAGGTCAAAGTATTGAATTATTAGTCTCTTTAGACCGAGTTACAGATATATGGAGTATTAATATTGGAGATAGTG AATCTAAAAGATCTTTagttaatgaattttatattaaattagaAATGGAAATTTCTAAGTATAGCACAtgtgaaaaagaagaagaagaaataccTTTATCTCAGAATGAAACAATGCCAAAGAATCACTGTGATGAAGATATGGAGAAAAATATCATACAACAATTAACCACTTTCAATAATCCATTTTTATTGAAAGCTTTCGAAGATTATCTTCCATCTGAGTTATTAAAGAAGAATAATGCTGATAATGTTGGTATCTCTAAAATTGAAATCACTAAAGTAGATACTAACGATATATTTGAAAG acTTGAGAAAATATCAAATCATATATTACCATTCagaaaaatattagaaaatattTTAGCAGATATTTTAATTTCACGATACAATGGTGCTAGCAAATTAGTCAAAAATATCatgtcagaagaatataaattagAGTCACATTTAACACTAATGAGATCTGTTTATATGATGGAAGCAGGTCATATCATGAATAAATTTTATCAAAGATTATTTCAAGAA ATTGAAACTAATCAAATGTGGAACAATTCATATTATTTGTCGTGTATACTAGAAGAAATCCTCTCTCAGTGGTGGCCAGACTCGAGTTCACGTTGGTCTATTACAGTTTCTAATACTCATACAAATAAAGTATTAATGGCTGTAGATAATTTAACGTTACATTATGCAATAGGCTGGCCTATAAATATTGTATTGAATGAAAAAACATTTATAATGTATAATGAAATATTTAGATTTCAGTTGAAATTAAAATGGGCTTTGTGGACATTGAATAATTTAAGGTTTAGCG ATTTAGAGGGTACAAAATCAACGCGTAAAAGGAATAGATTGGAACAGTTTTACATTAGGCGTATTGAAAGCTTACGATTCTGTTTACTACATGCAATTACTTCAATACATACATATTTGTCAGGACAAGTTTTGCAAAATTTGAGCCTTGTGTTAGAAAAGTCTTTAACACAGGCTGAGAGTCTAGACGCGATTGTATCAG TTCATAATGAGTATCTAAAAAAGGTTCATGAACATTGTTTATTGACAACAGAATATGAAGATTTAATGGCAACCATAAACAAT TTAATTGAAATGTGTAATCATATCCGAGCTAGATGGAATTATAAAAAATTGATATTTGCCAGTGAAGAATTAGACGTATTAGAAAGCAGCTATAACAAATATCACACATATCTTGCTTTAGCTCTGCATAATGCAGTTCAAAATAAGGATGCAAATTACT TGAATGGCTTAAGCTCTGCATTTAATTGCAGTATGTCATACGTTTAA
- the Cabp1 gene encoding protein disulfide-isomerase A6 homolog CaBP1 has translation MILRMRNCKFITIFPSKMQGLLGILLLITGAHCLYSSNSDVIELKPNNFDSLVLNGDNIWVVEFFAPWCTHCQRLTQEYEKAAMALKGIVKVGAVNADEHKSLGSRYGIQGFPTIKIFGIDSKPEDYNGPRTAAGIVDAALNAAGQKARRALGGKRGGGDSKSKDSKDVIELTDENFDKVVMNSEDMWLIEFYAPWCGHCKNLAPIWATAATELKGKVKLGAIDATVNRVKASQYEIKGYPTIKYFALGKKSLDSVQEYDGGRTSSDIVNWALEKLAENVPAPEVAQIINEKSLREACEDKPLCVVSVLPHILDCQSDCRNKYLKTLNELGEKYKQKMWGWVWAEAGAQPHIEEALEIGGFGYPALAAVNIKKMKYSLLKGSFSYDGINEFLRDLSYGRGGTAPLKGAQLPEIIETTPWDGKDAELPQEEEIDLSDIDLDEKDEL, from the exons atgataCTGCGAATGAGAAATTGTAAATTCATCACTATTTTTCCAAGCAAAATGCAAGGACTTTTGG GTATTTTGCTGCTAATTACTGGAGCTCACTGTTTATACTCCTCCAATTCTGATGTTATCGAACTTAAACCAAATAATTTTGATAGTTTGGTATTAAACGGTGATAACATATGGGTAGTAGAATTTTTTGCACCATGGTGTACGCATTGTCAGCGATTAACACAAGAATATGAAAAGGCTGCAATGGCCTTAAAG GGTATTGTAAAAGTTGGCGCAGTAAATGCTGATGAACATAAGTCATTAGGATCGAGATATGGGATTCAAGGTTTTCCAACGATTAAAATCTTTGGGATTGACAGTAAACCTGAAGATTATAATGGACCAAGAACTGCTGCAGGAATTGTTGATGCTGCTTTAAATGCAGCTGGTCAGAAAGCACGTAGAGCTTTAGGTGGCAAAAGAGGTGGTGGAGATTCTAAG TCTAAAGATTCCAAAGATGTAATTGAATTAACAGATGAAAATTTTGATAAAGTAGTAATGAATTCAGAAGATATGTGGTTAATTGAATTTTATGCACCTTGGTGTGGTCACTGTAAAAATTTAGCACCAATTTGGGCAACTGCAGCAACAGAGCTTAAAGGAAAAGTGAAATTAGGAGCCATTGATGCTACTGTAAATAGAGTTAAA GCTAGTCAATATGAAATAAAAGGATATCCTACTATTAAATACTTTGCACTTGGTAAAAAATCTTTGGATTCTGTACAAGAGTATGACGGTGGACGCACGAGTAGCGATATAGTAAATTGGGCTTTAGAGAAACTGGCAGAGAATGTTCCAGCACCAGAAGTAGCACAGATTATAAATGAAAAAAGTTTAAGAGAAGCGTGCGAAGATAAGCCACTATGTGTTGTGTCTGTTCTACCACATATTTTAGATTGTCAATCAGACTGTAGAAATAAATACTTAAAAACATTAAATGAGCTGGGAGAGAAATACAAACAGAAAATGTGGGG ATGGGTTTGGGCTGAAGCTGGTGCTCAACCGcatattgaagaagcattagaaatcggaGGTTTTGGCTATCCAGCGCTAGCAGCTGTAAATATAAAGAAGATGAAATACTCTCTACTAAAGGGTAGTTTCTCTTATGATGGCATCAATGAGTTCTTACGAGACTTAAGCTATGGGCGAGGAGGTACAGCTCCTTTGAAAGGAGCACAGTTACCCGAAATCATCGAAACTACACCTTGGGACGGCAAAGATGCCGAACTTCCGCAAGAAGAAGAAATCGATCTCAGTGATATAGATCTTGACGAGAAGGATGAATTGTAA
- the Grip128 gene encoding gamma-tubulin complex component 5 isoform X2 produces MGTRTLSDIHNDMKQLITAITCFEENEEGFRICERFCMTNIKHHRYLSVNSNTTKEAIKALIAKFSIHGKYGVAKKFQELVDSFLSSFEFEQHPQYDLQWYLLTLLLELATETCNSNLECLKLTRGECTFNVTGENENEVTEEIDWAQYLREGQDNFFDDYTSDTESEWSSGTEDNVDIGTNVEESVSFADSDRAVCIPSAEKKLNKLSIALNEELKSRNWLLSNVQNTWWNELEWRKYPVKSRFCDAHLCEIWHKANGGDFYTLGTLSEYLVCRELLWMFCAPMQMVVFQQNGEREFSIRPDISIPSLTTVAFNSILSPFCKYFSMLHDIEQFGIKLYSDQGDFCKKPPLMYETYNAILRQHVMKFKNEIINIEKNLMKQDGTSTFLSLSSTLRKSLYSIQILHEVHKKAVSNWKVHPNWKCASRLLSSLYFEIQNSHNRERTNICISLYLSSLTVYLNIIDTWLSEGRFEDWREEFIIVRLLNNAILENSTHYETFSLRPLEDICLTDPIMQFLIRKIQHIGQSIELLVSLDRVTDIWSINIGDSESKRSLVNEFYIKLEMEISKYSTCEKEEEEIPLSQNETMPKNHCDEDMEKNIIQQLTTFNNPFLLKAFEDYLPSELLKKNNADNVGISKIEITKVDTNDIFERLEKISNHILPFRKILENILADILISRYNGASKLVKNIMSEEYKLESHLTLMRSVYMMEAGHIMNKFYQRLFQEIETNQMWNNSYYLSCILEEILSQWWPDSSSRWSITVSNTHTNKVLMAVDNLTLHYAIGWPINIVLNEKTFIMYNEIFRFQLKLKWALWTLNNLRFSDLEGTKSTRKRNRLEQFYIRRIESLRFCLLHAITSIHTYLSGQVLQNLSLVLEKSLTQAESLDAIVSVHNEYLKKVHEHCLLTTEYEDLMATINNLIEMCNHIRARWNYKKLIFASEELDVLESSYNKYHTYLALALHNAVQNKDANYCKSEVLLSALYYTFQIDIPKLTASISIQGK; encoded by the exons ATGGGTACAAGAACATTAAGCGATATCCACAATGATATGAAGCAATTAATAACAGCAAtaacttgttttgaa GAAAATGAAGAAGGATTTCGAATTTGTGAACGATTCTGTATGACAAACATTAAACATCATCGATATCTGTCTGTTAACAGTAATACTACAAAAGAAGCGATCAAAGCTTTAATAGCAAAGTTTTCAATTCATGGGAAGTATGGTGTGGCAAAAAAATTTCAAGAACTTGTAGATTCATTTTTATCAAGCTTTGAGTTTGAACAACATCCTCAATATGATCTACAATGGTATCTATTAACTCTGTTGTTAGAATTAGCCACAGAAACATGTAACTCTAATTTAGAGTGTTTGAAATTAACACGTGGAGAATGCACTTTCAATGTAACTGGTGAGAATGAAAATGAAGTTACAGAGGAAATTGATTGGGCTCAATATTTAAGAGAGGGTCAAGACAATTTTTTTGACGATTATACAAGTGATACAGAAAGT GAGTGGTCCAGTGGTACAGAAGACAATGTAGATATAGGCACTAATGTTGAAGAATCTGTAAGTTTTGCTGATTCAGATAGAGCAGTGTGTATACCATCTGCTGAAAAGAAACTGAATAAATTATCCATAGCATTAAACGAAGAACTTAAGTCTAGAAATTGGTTGTTGTCAAATGTTCAAAATACTTGGTGGAATGAATTAGAATGGCGAAAATATCCAGTTAAGAGTCGATTTTGTGATGCACATCTTTGTGAAATTTg GCATAAAGCGAATGGAGGAGATTTCTATACCCTTGGAACTCTCAGTGAATATTTAGTATGCAGAGAATTGTTATGGATGTTTTGTGCTCCAATGCAAATGGTAGTATTTCAACAAAATGGAGAAAGGGAATTTTCTATTCGTCCTGATATATCTATACCTAGTTTAACTACT GTTGCATTTAATAGTATCCTCTCCCCATTCTGCAAGTATTTCTCAATGCTACATGACATAGAACAGTTTGGAATTAAATTGTATTCAGATCAGGGTGATTTTTGTAAAAAACCACCTTTAATGTACGAAACATATAATGCAATTTTGAGACAACATgtgatgaaatttaaaaatgaaataatCAACATAGAAAAAAATCTAATGAAGCAAG ATGGTACTTCCACATTCTTGTCTTTATCATCAACTCTAAGGAAAAGTTTATACAGTATACAAATTTTGCATGAAGTCCATAAAAAAGCTGTGTCTAATTGGAAGGTTCATCCAAATTGGAAGTGTGCTTCTAGATTGTTATCATCGTTGTATTTCGAAATACAAAATTCGCATAACCGAGAGAGAACGAATATTTGTATCAGTTTATATTTATCTAGTCTTACTGTTTACTTAAATATAATTGATACATGGTTAAGTGAGGGTCGATTTGAAGATTGGAGAGAAGAATTTATAATTGTGAG ATTATTAAATAATGCAATTTTGGAAAATAGTACACATTATGAAACATTTTCATTGAGGCCTTTAGAGGATATATGTTTAACTGATCCAATTATGCAATTCCTCATAAGAAAGATACAGCATATAGGTCAAAGTATTGAATTATTAGTCTCTTTAGACCGAGTTACAGATATATGGAGTATTAATATTGGAGATAGTG AATCTAAAAGATCTTTagttaatgaattttatattaaattagaAATGGAAATTTCTAAGTATAGCACAtgtgaaaaagaagaagaagaaataccTTTATCTCAGAATGAAACAATGCCAAAGAATCACTGTGATGAAGATATGGAGAAAAATATCATACAACAATTAACCACTTTCAATAATCCATTTTTATTGAAAGCTTTCGAAGATTATCTTCCATCTGAGTTATTAAAGAAGAATAATGCTGATAATGTTGGTATCTCTAAAATTGAAATCACTAAAGTAGATACTAACGATATATTTGAAAG acTTGAGAAAATATCAAATCATATATTACCATTCagaaaaatattagaaaatattTTAGCAGATATTTTAATTTCACGATACAATGGTGCTAGCAAATTAGTCAAAAATATCatgtcagaagaatataaattagAGTCACATTTAACACTAATGAGATCTGTTTATATGATGGAAGCAGGTCATATCATGAATAAATTTTATCAAAGATTATTTCAAGAA ATTGAAACTAATCAAATGTGGAACAATTCATATTATTTGTCGTGTATACTAGAAGAAATCCTCTCTCAGTGGTGGCCAGACTCGAGTTCACGTTGGTCTATTACAGTTTCTAATACTCATACAAATAAAGTATTAATGGCTGTAGATAATTTAACGTTACATTATGCAATAGGCTGGCCTATAAATATTGTATTGAATGAAAAAACATTTATAATGTATAATGAAATATTTAGATTTCAGTTGAAATTAAAATGGGCTTTGTGGACATTGAATAATTTAAGGTTTAGCG ATTTAGAGGGTACAAAATCAACGCGTAAAAGGAATAGATTGGAACAGTTTTACATTAGGCGTATTGAAAGCTTACGATTCTGTTTACTACATGCAATTACTTCAATACATACATATTTGTCAGGACAAGTTTTGCAAAATTTGAGCCTTGTGTTAGAAAAGTCTTTAACACAGGCTGAGAGTCTAGACGCGATTGTATCAG TTCATAATGAGTATCTAAAAAAGGTTCATGAACATTGTTTATTGACAACAGAATATGAAGATTTAATGGCAACCATAAACAAT TTAATTGAAATGTGTAATCATATCCGAGCTAGATGGAATTATAAAAAATTGATATTTGCCAGTGAAGAATTAGACGTATTAGAAAGCAGCTATAACAAATATCACACATATCTTGCTTTAGCTCTGCATAATGCAGTTCAAAATAAGGATGCAAATTACTGTAAGTCTGAAGTTCTATTGTCAGCATTGTACTATACATTTCAAATTGATATTCCTAAACTGACTGCAAGTATTTCAATACAAGGGAAATAA
- the Grip128 gene encoding gamma-tubulin complex component 5 isoform X1 codes for MFQIKMGTRTLSDIHNDMKQLITAITCFEENEEGFRICERFCMTNIKHHRYLSVNSNTTKEAIKALIAKFSIHGKYGVAKKFQELVDSFLSSFEFEQHPQYDLQWYLLTLLLELATETCNSNLECLKLTRGECTFNVTGENENEVTEEIDWAQYLREGQDNFFDDYTSDTESEWSSGTEDNVDIGTNVEESVSFADSDRAVCIPSAEKKLNKLSIALNEELKSRNWLLSNVQNTWWNELEWRKYPVKSRFCDAHLCEIWHKANGGDFYTLGTLSEYLVCRELLWMFCAPMQMVVFQQNGEREFSIRPDISIPSLTTVAFNSILSPFCKYFSMLHDIEQFGIKLYSDQGDFCKKPPLMYETYNAILRQHVMKFKNEIINIEKNLMKQDGTSTFLSLSSTLRKSLYSIQILHEVHKKAVSNWKVHPNWKCASRLLSSLYFEIQNSHNRERTNICISLYLSSLTVYLNIIDTWLSEGRFEDWREEFIIVRLLNNAILENSTHYETFSLRPLEDICLTDPIMQFLIRKIQHIGQSIELLVSLDRVTDIWSINIGDSESKRSLVNEFYIKLEMEISKYSTCEKEEEEIPLSQNETMPKNHCDEDMEKNIIQQLTTFNNPFLLKAFEDYLPSELLKKNNADNVGISKIEITKVDTNDIFERLEKISNHILPFRKILENILADILISRYNGASKLVKNIMSEEYKLESHLTLMRSVYMMEAGHIMNKFYQRLFQEIETNQMWNNSYYLSCILEEILSQWWPDSSSRWSITVSNTHTNKVLMAVDNLTLHYAIGWPINIVLNEKTFIMYNEIFRFQLKLKWALWTLNNLRFSDLEGTKSTRKRNRLEQFYIRRIESLRFCLLHAITSIHTYLSGQVLQNLSLVLEKSLTQAESLDAIVSVHNEYLKKVHEHCLLTTEYEDLMATINNLIEMCNHIRARWNYKKLIFASEELDVLESSYNKYHTYLALALHNAVQNKDANYCKSEVLLSALYYTFQIDIPKLTASISIQGK; via the exons ATGTTTCAGATAAAAATGGGTACAAGAACATTAAGCGATATCCACAATGATATGAAGCAATTAATAACAGCAAtaacttgttttgaa GAAAATGAAGAAGGATTTCGAATTTGTGAACGATTCTGTATGACAAACATTAAACATCATCGATATCTGTCTGTTAACAGTAATACTACAAAAGAAGCGATCAAAGCTTTAATAGCAAAGTTTTCAATTCATGGGAAGTATGGTGTGGCAAAAAAATTTCAAGAACTTGTAGATTCATTTTTATCAAGCTTTGAGTTTGAACAACATCCTCAATATGATCTACAATGGTATCTATTAACTCTGTTGTTAGAATTAGCCACAGAAACATGTAACTCTAATTTAGAGTGTTTGAAATTAACACGTGGAGAATGCACTTTCAATGTAACTGGTGAGAATGAAAATGAAGTTACAGAGGAAATTGATTGGGCTCAATATTTAAGAGAGGGTCAAGACAATTTTTTTGACGATTATACAAGTGATACAGAAAGT GAGTGGTCCAGTGGTACAGAAGACAATGTAGATATAGGCACTAATGTTGAAGAATCTGTAAGTTTTGCTGATTCAGATAGAGCAGTGTGTATACCATCTGCTGAAAAGAAACTGAATAAATTATCCATAGCATTAAACGAAGAACTTAAGTCTAGAAATTGGTTGTTGTCAAATGTTCAAAATACTTGGTGGAATGAATTAGAATGGCGAAAATATCCAGTTAAGAGTCGATTTTGTGATGCACATCTTTGTGAAATTTg GCATAAAGCGAATGGAGGAGATTTCTATACCCTTGGAACTCTCAGTGAATATTTAGTATGCAGAGAATTGTTATGGATGTTTTGTGCTCCAATGCAAATGGTAGTATTTCAACAAAATGGAGAAAGGGAATTTTCTATTCGTCCTGATATATCTATACCTAGTTTAACTACT GTTGCATTTAATAGTATCCTCTCCCCATTCTGCAAGTATTTCTCAATGCTACATGACATAGAACAGTTTGGAATTAAATTGTATTCAGATCAGGGTGATTTTTGTAAAAAACCACCTTTAATGTACGAAACATATAATGCAATTTTGAGACAACATgtgatgaaatttaaaaatgaaataatCAACATAGAAAAAAATCTAATGAAGCAAG ATGGTACTTCCACATTCTTGTCTTTATCATCAACTCTAAGGAAAAGTTTATACAGTATACAAATTTTGCATGAAGTCCATAAAAAAGCTGTGTCTAATTGGAAGGTTCATCCAAATTGGAAGTGTGCTTCTAGATTGTTATCATCGTTGTATTTCGAAATACAAAATTCGCATAACCGAGAGAGAACGAATATTTGTATCAGTTTATATTTATCTAGTCTTACTGTTTACTTAAATATAATTGATACATGGTTAAGTGAGGGTCGATTTGAAGATTGGAGAGAAGAATTTATAATTGTGAG ATTATTAAATAATGCAATTTTGGAAAATAGTACACATTATGAAACATTTTCATTGAGGCCTTTAGAGGATATATGTTTAACTGATCCAATTATGCAATTCCTCATAAGAAAGATACAGCATATAGGTCAAAGTATTGAATTATTAGTCTCTTTAGACCGAGTTACAGATATATGGAGTATTAATATTGGAGATAGTG AATCTAAAAGATCTTTagttaatgaattttatattaaattagaAATGGAAATTTCTAAGTATAGCACAtgtgaaaaagaagaagaagaaataccTTTATCTCAGAATGAAACAATGCCAAAGAATCACTGTGATGAAGATATGGAGAAAAATATCATACAACAATTAACCACTTTCAATAATCCATTTTTATTGAAAGCTTTCGAAGATTATCTTCCATCTGAGTTATTAAAGAAGAATAATGCTGATAATGTTGGTATCTCTAAAATTGAAATCACTAAAGTAGATACTAACGATATATTTGAAAG acTTGAGAAAATATCAAATCATATATTACCATTCagaaaaatattagaaaatattTTAGCAGATATTTTAATTTCACGATACAATGGTGCTAGCAAATTAGTCAAAAATATCatgtcagaagaatataaattagAGTCACATTTAACACTAATGAGATCTGTTTATATGATGGAAGCAGGTCATATCATGAATAAATTTTATCAAAGATTATTTCAAGAA ATTGAAACTAATCAAATGTGGAACAATTCATATTATTTGTCGTGTATACTAGAAGAAATCCTCTCTCAGTGGTGGCCAGACTCGAGTTCACGTTGGTCTATTACAGTTTCTAATACTCATACAAATAAAGTATTAATGGCTGTAGATAATTTAACGTTACATTATGCAATAGGCTGGCCTATAAATATTGTATTGAATGAAAAAACATTTATAATGTATAATGAAATATTTAGATTTCAGTTGAAATTAAAATGGGCTTTGTGGACATTGAATAATTTAAGGTTTAGCG ATTTAGAGGGTACAAAATCAACGCGTAAAAGGAATAGATTGGAACAGTTTTACATTAGGCGTATTGAAAGCTTACGATTCTGTTTACTACATGCAATTACTTCAATACATACATATTTGTCAGGACAAGTTTTGCAAAATTTGAGCCTTGTGTTAGAAAAGTCTTTAACACAGGCTGAGAGTCTAGACGCGATTGTATCAG TTCATAATGAGTATCTAAAAAAGGTTCATGAACATTGTTTATTGACAACAGAATATGAAGATTTAATGGCAACCATAAACAAT TTAATTGAAATGTGTAATCATATCCGAGCTAGATGGAATTATAAAAAATTGATATTTGCCAGTGAAGAATTAGACGTATTAGAAAGCAGCTATAACAAATATCACACATATCTTGCTTTAGCTCTGCATAATGCAGTTCAAAATAAGGATGCAAATTACTGTAAGTCTGAAGTTCTATTGTCAGCATTGTACTATACATTTCAAATTGATATTCCTAAACTGACTGCAAGTATTTCAATACAAGGGAAATAA